The following coding sequences are from one Heptranchias perlo isolate sHepPer1 chromosome 13, sHepPer1.hap1, whole genome shotgun sequence window:
- the mffa gene encoding mitochondrial fission factor homolog B isoform X3, with protein sequence MNVAAFPSPTADMAEINRIHYEMEYTEGISQRMRVPEKLQVAAENGEDRRAQDDFQSATFVMEVPERIFIAGDHSNSRPRDLDLMTSVPIEPLALKTPPRVLTLSEQPLDFLDLERPVIPTLQSEEVRSQGRVRRERSMSENAARHNGQLVRTESIEVIPGGSTCATSSNPVLDSSRYSLSNCESAVEGTPDDMALVDSVSLRRQIIKLNRRLQLLEEENRERTRREIIMYSITVGFWLINSWLWFRR encoded by the exons ATGAATGTAGCAGCATTTCCTTCTCCCACCGCTGACATGGCTGAAATTAACCGCATCCACTATGAGATGGAATACACAGAAGGCATTAGCCAGCGAATGAGAGTTCCTGAGAAGCTTCAGGTTGCAGCAGAGAACGGTGAAGACAGGCGGGCACAAGATGACTTTCAGAGCGCTACATTTGTAATGGAGGTGCCAGAGAGGATTTTTATAGCAG GTGACCATAGCAATTCTAGACCAAGGGATCTTGACCTTATGACGTCAGTTCCTATAGAACCATTGGCATTGAAAACACCTCCACGTGTACTCACTCTAAGTGAGCAACCCTTAGATTTCTTGGATCTAGAGCGACCTGTTATTCCAACACTGCAGAGTGAGGAG GTTCGCTCACAGGGTCGTGTGCGGAGGGAGCGTTCAATGAGCGAAAATGCTGCCCGACACAACGGGCAGCTTGTCAGAACAGAGTCCAT AGAAGTAATTCCTGGCGGGTCAACTTgtgctacttcatctaaccctgtgctTGATAGCTCCAG GTATAGCCTTTCCAACTGTGAATCTGCAGTGGAAGGAACACCAGATGATATGGCTCTTGTGGATTCTGTTTCCTTACGAAGACAG ATAATAAAACTGAACCGTCGACTCCAACTTCTGGAAGAAGAAAACAGAGAGCGCACCCGACGTGAAATCATCATGTACTCTATCACCGTGGGGTTCTGGCTGATCAATAGCTGGCTTTGGTTCCGGCGCTGA
- the mffa gene encoding mitochondrial fission factor homolog B isoform X1 codes for MNVAAFPSPTADMAEINRIHYEMEYTEGISQRMRVPEKLQVAAENGEDRRAQDDFQSATFVMEVPERIFIAGDHSNSRPRDLDLMTSVPIEPLALKTPPRVLTLSEQPLDFLDLERPVIPTLQSEEVRSQGRVRRERSMSENAARHNGQLVRTESIVTPTPQPQPQPRLYPPLISSEEGPNAYSPHGILSIIHSTTRRAYQQVLDMLDENRRREVIPGGSTCATSSNPVLDSSRYSLSNCESAVEGTPDDMALVDSVSLRRQIIKLNRRLQLLEEENRERTRREIIMYSITVGFWLINSWLWFRR; via the exons ATGAATGTAGCAGCATTTCCTTCTCCCACCGCTGACATGGCTGAAATTAACCGCATCCACTATGAGATGGAATACACAGAAGGCATTAGCCAGCGAATGAGAGTTCCTGAGAAGCTTCAGGTTGCAGCAGAGAACGGTGAAGACAGGCGGGCACAAGATGACTTTCAGAGCGCTACATTTGTAATGGAGGTGCCAGAGAGGATTTTTATAGCAG GTGACCATAGCAATTCTAGACCAAGGGATCTTGACCTTATGACGTCAGTTCCTATAGAACCATTGGCATTGAAAACACCTCCACGTGTACTCACTCTAAGTGAGCAACCCTTAGATTTCTTGGATCTAGAGCGACCTGTTATTCCAACACTGCAGAGTGAGGAG GTTCGCTCACAGGGTCGTGTGCGGAGGGAGCGTTCAATGAGCGAAAATGCTGCCCGACACAACGGGCAGCTTGTCAGAACAGAGTCCAT TGTGACACCAACTCCCCAGCCTCAGCCTCAGCCTCGTCTTTATCCTCCACTCATCTCCTCTGAAGAAGGACCAAACGCATACTCTCCTCATGGCATTTTGTCAATAATCCACTCCACCACCCGTAGGGCTTACCAGCAAGTCTTGGACATGCTAGATGAAAATCGCAGAAG AGAAGTAATTCCTGGCGGGTCAACTTgtgctacttcatctaaccctgtgctTGATAGCTCCAG GTATAGCCTTTCCAACTGTGAATCTGCAGTGGAAGGAACACCAGATGATATGGCTCTTGTGGATTCTGTTTCCTTACGAAGACAG ATAATAAAACTGAACCGTCGACTCCAACTTCTGGAAGAAGAAAACAGAGAGCGCACCCGACGTGAAATCATCATGTACTCTATCACCGTGGGGTTCTGGCTGATCAATAGCTGGCTTTGGTTCCGGCGCTGA
- the mffa gene encoding mitochondrial fission factor homolog B isoform X4, protein MNVAAFPSPTADMAEINRIHYEMEYTEGISQRMRVPEKLQVAAENGEDRRAQDDFQSATFVMEVPERIFIAGDHSNSRPRDLDLMTSVPIEPLALKTPPRVLTLSEQPLDFLDLERPVIPTLQSEEVRSQGRVRRERSMSENAARHNGQLVRTESIVTPTPQPQPQPRLYPPLISSEEGPNAYSPHGILSIIHSTTRRAYQQVLDMLDENRRREVIPGGSTCATSSNPVLDSSRCSHKSGTIYFGSF, encoded by the exons ATGAATGTAGCAGCATTTCCTTCTCCCACCGCTGACATGGCTGAAATTAACCGCATCCACTATGAGATGGAATACACAGAAGGCATTAGCCAGCGAATGAGAGTTCCTGAGAAGCTTCAGGTTGCAGCAGAGAACGGTGAAGACAGGCGGGCACAAGATGACTTTCAGAGCGCTACATTTGTAATGGAGGTGCCAGAGAGGATTTTTATAGCAG GTGACCATAGCAATTCTAGACCAAGGGATCTTGACCTTATGACGTCAGTTCCTATAGAACCATTGGCATTGAAAACACCTCCACGTGTACTCACTCTAAGTGAGCAACCCTTAGATTTCTTGGATCTAGAGCGACCTGTTATTCCAACACTGCAGAGTGAGGAG GTTCGCTCACAGGGTCGTGTGCGGAGGGAGCGTTCAATGAGCGAAAATGCTGCCCGACACAACGGGCAGCTTGTCAGAACAGAGTCCAT TGTGACACCAACTCCCCAGCCTCAGCCTCAGCCTCGTCTTTATCCTCCACTCATCTCCTCTGAAGAAGGACCAAACGCATACTCTCCTCATGGCATTTTGTCAATAATCCACTCCACCACCCGTAGGGCTTACCAGCAAGTCTTGGACATGCTAGATGAAAATCGCAGAAG AGAAGTAATTCCTGGCGGGTCAACTTgtgctacttcatctaaccctgtgctTGATAGCTCCAG GTGCAGCCATAAATCAGGCACCATTTATTTTGGAAGTTTTTAA
- the mffa gene encoding mitochondrial fission factor homolog B isoform X2 codes for MNVAAFPSPTADMAEINRIHYEMEYTEGISQRMRVPEKLQVAAENGEDRRAQDDFQSATFVMEVPERIFIAGDHSNSRPRDLDLMTSVPIEPLALKTPPRVLTLSEQPLDFLDLERPVIPTLQSEEVRSQGRVRRERSMSENAARHNGQLVRTESIVTPTPQPQPQPRLYPPLISSEEGPNAYSPHGILSIIHSTTRRAYQQVLDMLDENRRRYSLSNCESAVEGTPDDMALVDSVSLRRQIIKLNRRLQLLEEENRERTRREIIMYSITVGFWLINSWLWFRR; via the exons ATGAATGTAGCAGCATTTCCTTCTCCCACCGCTGACATGGCTGAAATTAACCGCATCCACTATGAGATGGAATACACAGAAGGCATTAGCCAGCGAATGAGAGTTCCTGAGAAGCTTCAGGTTGCAGCAGAGAACGGTGAAGACAGGCGGGCACAAGATGACTTTCAGAGCGCTACATTTGTAATGGAGGTGCCAGAGAGGATTTTTATAGCAG GTGACCATAGCAATTCTAGACCAAGGGATCTTGACCTTATGACGTCAGTTCCTATAGAACCATTGGCATTGAAAACACCTCCACGTGTACTCACTCTAAGTGAGCAACCCTTAGATTTCTTGGATCTAGAGCGACCTGTTATTCCAACACTGCAGAGTGAGGAG GTTCGCTCACAGGGTCGTGTGCGGAGGGAGCGTTCAATGAGCGAAAATGCTGCCCGACACAACGGGCAGCTTGTCAGAACAGAGTCCAT TGTGACACCAACTCCCCAGCCTCAGCCTCAGCCTCGTCTTTATCCTCCACTCATCTCCTCTGAAGAAGGACCAAACGCATACTCTCCTCATGGCATTTTGTCAATAATCCACTCCACCACCCGTAGGGCTTACCAGCAAGTCTTGGACATGCTAGATGAAAATCGCAGAAG GTATAGCCTTTCCAACTGTGAATCTGCAGTGGAAGGAACACCAGATGATATGGCTCTTGTGGATTCTGTTTCCTTACGAAGACAG ATAATAAAACTGAACCGTCGACTCCAACTTCTGGAAGAAGAAAACAGAGAGCGCACCCGACGTGAAATCATCATGTACTCTATCACCGTGGGGTTCTGGCTGATCAATAGCTGGCTTTGGTTCCGGCGCTGA
- the mffa gene encoding mitochondrial fission factor homolog B isoform X5, with translation MNVAAFPSPTADMAEINRIHYEMEYTEGISQRMRVPEKLQVAAENGEDRRAQDDFQSATFVMEVPERIFIAGDHSNSRPRDLDLMTSVPIEPLALKTPPRVLTLSEQPLDFLDLERPVIPTLQSEEVRSQGRVRRERSMSENAARHNGQLVRTESMYSLSNCESAVEGTPDDMALVDSVSLRRQIIKLNRRLQLLEEENRERTRREIIMYSITVGFWLINSWLWFRR, from the exons ATGAATGTAGCAGCATTTCCTTCTCCCACCGCTGACATGGCTGAAATTAACCGCATCCACTATGAGATGGAATACACAGAAGGCATTAGCCAGCGAATGAGAGTTCCTGAGAAGCTTCAGGTTGCAGCAGAGAACGGTGAAGACAGGCGGGCACAAGATGACTTTCAGAGCGCTACATTTGTAATGGAGGTGCCAGAGAGGATTTTTATAGCAG GTGACCATAGCAATTCTAGACCAAGGGATCTTGACCTTATGACGTCAGTTCCTATAGAACCATTGGCATTGAAAACACCTCCACGTGTACTCACTCTAAGTGAGCAACCCTTAGATTTCTTGGATCTAGAGCGACCTGTTATTCCAACACTGCAGAGTGAGGAG GTTCGCTCACAGGGTCGTGTGCGGAGGGAGCGTTCAATGAGCGAAAATGCTGCCCGACACAACGGGCAGCTTGTCAGAACAGAGTCCAT GTATAGCCTTTCCAACTGTGAATCTGCAGTGGAAGGAACACCAGATGATATGGCTCTTGTGGATTCTGTTTCCTTACGAAGACAG ATAATAAAACTGAACCGTCGACTCCAACTTCTGGAAGAAGAAAACAGAGAGCGCACCCGACGTGAAATCATCATGTACTCTATCACCGTGGGGTTCTGGCTGATCAATAGCTGGCTTTGGTTCCGGCGCTGA